gataaaatattaaagtttcCCTCTGGCTGGATGTGTTCCGATTGTCGTTTATTCACTTGAACTGGTTATTTGAGATGGGAACTATTAGTAAAAGCAAAGTATGTTTTCAAAAAATGGGCTTCATGGAGATGGGATGATAAATGATCATTTACAACAACTATAGGCTTTCTCACTTTTTTCCTTGAAATGCAGCCCAGTTGTCTCAATCTGcggagaaataaataaatacgaCATCAGGCTTTCATTttgcatacagtacatacagcaCAGTCCAATCTGTCCTGTTATGTACAGTCCAAGTAGGCTGGAGGTCGGGCTTGATGGATGGATCAAACAAATCCCaaactttcacccaggagaccgtgtttgtgtatgtgaaaccaaaagtcagtATTGACTTGCTTTAACTTAAGGTGgaacttttaaaaaacacattaacacttTGTCTGAAGATTAGCAATCATCAAAACCAATTTGAAATGTGACTTTAAAAGAGGAAAACCTGACTCTTTGTGCAAATCACTTCAGATAAACAACTTAAACAGTTCATCATTGCAAAAGGCCTCGCTCTGCAAAGGTAATCACAAACAGCATCTCAGGGTGTTCACTGCAAACAATTTTGCGCTGCCTTAAATATTCAAGTTAATTTAGGCTGAATAGTTAGTTCagtgtcttcttttgttttgtgaatctAATTTACTGTGACTGAATTTGAAAAATCGCGTTCAATTAGAATCAACAGCTGCTCTGTCACACTCACTGgaaacataacaaacacattAGACGTCCTTTTACACTGTCTCAGTGTCGTGTGTCAGTTCTTCACTTCGCACAAATAACAGCTACAGCTGCTcttatttaaactgttttttttgttccagcaTCTCCATAAAGACAATATGTAAAACCGCTCCAAAtgaagtgtgaagtgtgagGGGGAAGAGATTGAACTCAATGCCAGTCAACTGAACTCATCAATTCATCATTTcaacttaaaacaaaaacaaataaacaaacaaaaaacatcaagttAGAAGATTTCATGTTTATGGgttctgaaaataaaagctgtttcatttatttcaagtTAGTCATCAGAGAAGTTAATTAGGGAGGGACATTAGTCGATTTCACTTAATTCCTGtataatatttttgtgttggtCAATACATACATATTCACAGAACTACAttagaaattaaacatttaaacaaggGTTTCTTCAAATAAACGGattattaaatgtcatttttagaATAATTCATCCCTCACTGGAAACAAACTTGGATTCTTCATGTAACATTTCAGTTGAGCTGCATAATTTAACTGTGCCTCACTCAACTTTTCCCTCTGGagtttttcagatatttttgtgcgattttttaaaatgcaaacaaaactaCTTACTAAACATGTGGCCCACGCTGAGTGGGAAGAACTTCTGCGATGGTGATGTGGATGCTGTGCAAACCGTGAGAAGGGCTTGGCTGCACACTGCAAGAAATACTCAGGCAACCCATCACAATGAACTTGAAACATTTCCCAGAAACAAGACAatgaagaaggaaagagagaaagcaaatCGAGTCAGAGCGCAGCGGGCTCCTCTCTGAGAGCATCAGGTGGCTCCATATACGGACTGGAGAGGCGCTTCACAGCCCCTCTGGCACACACCTCCTAGGGCGCACAGAGGGGCAGTGCCATGCACACTCCTGACTATGCGCTGCTCCTGAGTGGAGGTAACCAATCTCTGGCTTTTACTCCCACTGATGACTTTACGATGGGAACGGCTGCAAACAGCACCCCGCAGCCGAACGGATCCGATCCGTTTGCGCGAAACGAGGAGGTGGCCCAAATCGAGATAATGGTCCTGAGCATCACCTTCGTGGTCGCTGTGATCGGGAATGTCAGCGTCCTGCTGGCGATGTACAACACTAAGAAGAAGATGTCGCGGATGCACCTTTTCATCAAACATCTCAGCCTGGCCGACCTGATGGTCGCCTTTTTCCAGGTGCTGCCGCAGCTCTGCTGGGAGATCACCTTCCGCTTCTACGGTCCAGACTTTCTCTGCAGGATAGTCAAGCACCTGCAGGTGATGGGGATGTTTGCGTCCACCTacatgatggtgatgatgaccCTGGACCGTTACATTGCCATCTGCCACCCGCTGAAAACGCTCCAGCAGCCCACCCAGCGCTCCCACATCATGATCGTCTCCACGTGGATGTGCAGCCTGGTGCTCAGCACGCCGCAGTACTTCATCTTCTCCCTGAGCGAAATCAAGAACGGCTCGGACGTTTATGACTGCTGGGCGCATTTTATCGAGCCATGGGGCGCCAAGGCGTACATCACCTGGATAACCGTGGGGATCTTCCTCGTGCCTGTGGTCATTCTCATGATGTGCTACGGGTTCATCTGTCACAGCATatggaaaaatatcaaattcaaGAAAAGGAAAACGATTTCTGGTGCCGCGAGCAAGAACGGGCTAATTGGGAAGAATTCAGTCAGCAGCGTTACAACCATATCGAGAGCCAAACTGAGGACtgttaaaatgacttttgtgaTAGTTTTGGCGTACATTGTTTGCTGGGCGCCGTTTTTCACAGTGCAGATGTGGTCTGTGTGGGATGAAAACTTCCAATGGGCCGGTGAGCACTGAACAAATgaaactaaaaattaaaattaaaaaaataatttaaaactttTATAGTTTTAATATTAGTGTGATATAtatagccaaaaaaaaaaaaaataacagcaagtAACGGCCTttacacacagatttatttGGCATTAGATACACCCTTCTCTTGAAAGCAAGTTTAGCCCTTTTCTGTTTAAAGTATTACATTACAGTCATTGGTTAACAAGGTTACATTGTGCAACAGAGTCACATTACTTCACtaatataaagaaaatgacacTTGACTCAAACAGTCTTGAAATAAATTTGCTTTGCAACAGAAATCCTCTCTGTTTTTAACTTAAGCATTTGACAGATTTTCTCTTCTACAGAGGAAAATTAGGCTTTATAATGTCAGCACCAGATGAGCTGACTTTGACAGACAAGCCCGCACCAGATGTTTTGCAGATTAATCAcccccttttcctctttcctctctctgttctctagATTCTGAGAACACAGCAGTGACTCTGTCTGCGCTCCTTGCCAGTCTCAACAGCTGCTGTAACCCGTGGATATACATGATCTTCAGCGGTCACCTCCTCCAGGATTTCGTgcactgcttctcctgctgcGACAAAATGAACACTGACTTCAAGAAGGAGGACTCGGACAGCAGTCTCCGCAGAACCACTTTGCTCACCAAGATGACCAATCGGAGCCCTACGGGCAGTTCGAGCAACTGGAGGGAGCTGGACAATTCTCCCAAGTCCTCCATTCAGGCGGAGTAGACGGGAAACCAGGCAACTCTGTTTACTGGGGTGGGAAAATGTCTAACAGTGGCACCAAGGTACACGGTATCGGCTCATTACTGGCAGTGATATAAATGCCCCCAGCCTCCAAAGCAAATCAAGCAGAAAACATGGACATGTTACTTGTGACTTCCTGCAGGATTTTGTGTGCAATTATGTTCCTTTTCACATAAGCTcagtaaaaatgattaaaaacttTAGGAAAGGGAGTAAAATGACAAAGATTTATTTGGAAGTTATCTTGTTTTTATATCCCCACAGTTGTTTGTAGAAGGTTTTTAGATCATTTTGTGGAATTTACTAGTAATACTTGAAAGTTCAACAGTCCTAACATGATTCTTTTCCAGGTTTTTGACAGAAAAGCACTTTTCTGGGAATACTGATGCTTTCACTGGTGGTTATGTCACCTTGCAGTGCCGCCAAAACACCTTTTCCTGTTGGAGTGTTTACAAAGACAAAGTGTATAGCAGCCAAGAGGTGTGAGGTGGTGAAAACAACTCTTCCAGGCTGCATGTCTTTAAGCATgtcccctccacacacacacacacacacaaagcagactAGACAGTGGCAGGGGTAAAGGATGAAGTGGCCGCGGTTGGAGGAGGAAACCCACAGACCCCCTCCAAAGGAGAAAATGCTGGGGAGAAGCTCACACATTCCACACACTCTGCGTCAGCACACTTCCTGATTTTTTCCCACACCAtcggggtgggggtgggggggtgggggctgtCTTTTTGCTCCATTTGCACTccagacaaaaacaatttcctGCACACTAGTTGTGAAGCATTGTGATGGTTGTCAGACCCCCATGAGCACATGTATGTTGTGATGTATtgagacatttctgtgtgtgtaatacATTTGTACATAAAATGCACTTAAGTATCTGTAAATAGAGGTAATATatgtaaatgtttgtctgtAATGGCATGTGCACATTGAAAATAATCtaaatatattgatatataaatatacatgcACTGAATACTACACTGAGTTCGTCTCCTGTTTTCACAGCTTGGATGATTTCACAACCTTAGAAATCTCTGGGATCACATTTGCTCAAAATTGAGCAACTTTGAACATTTCCAGCCAATCTAAGCACTTACAATTTACAAAAGCGTGGATTATGATCATCCAGTGGAAAATAATGTGAACAAGAAGTAACTTTGCTGCATTTAAAAGGGCCAGTTTACTCTTGTTAccagacaaaaatattttctcactcactcattcttGGCTCAGGTTATCTGTGATATGTTTCTAAACTTATTTCAGCcaccccaaaacaaaaagaggcaAACAGAATGTTGTTCACGGAGCTGACAGCATCAATAAATGATGCTTATAAAATTTAAAGGAATATCCTGACATTTTGGAGTTCGATACGATTCTTGTGTCTGTATGGTAATTATGATGCCTCAGCCAagagatggttagcttagcttagccaAAAGTTTTCACAGGGACAGTTTATTTGGTAGAATGTAGTTCTAAACAAAAGTGTTTGCAGCCCAGAATATATATTACTGAGAATAACTTTGGCGACTTTTCCTGAAAAGATGTGTTGCTGTTAAATTTTtgaaatcttttattttttttttcccctcagtgtcTTGAGCATCAGACATTCACCTCCATCACCACTCGAGCAAAGAGACAAAGTATTTTTTGTAATGTGAGTGATCTGATGCTTTAATTATCTGTTACCCTCTATCAGGAGTGCAACATAATTTCATCTGACTATTAAATGATATTATTGATTATTGTCTAAATGAGTTATCACAACCTTCTGTTTCTCACCGAAAATGCATTACACCCCTTATGAATTCAAATGTCTAATGGAATAATACAAAGATCTTACTTCATCCAACTTTGTGGTCTTTCTTGCAGGATTAACTAATTTGAGCAACGtttttgaaaattataatgGGTGATTATACCAGCATGAGAACTAAACCTTCACAACTCCTTCGATCCTCTGTGGTTCAGTTTATCTCTGACCATCTGACCTTATAATGAGTCTGGTAGTCGTATCACACAGACgggaggagacaggaggggaAGTCCTAAAGGAAAATATGTGAGTCCTTTGAATAAGGTAGACAAAGTGTAGATCCACCATAACGGATGGGGGTGGTCAACGATTGCATCGGGCAATACCGACTGGTATCAACTGGGATTACGCAGCTTCATTCTCTACTTAAGGCAGTATGGAAGGCCTATCACCACTGATGGACATATCTCAAATTCCTAGCACAAGCTCTGCATCTCATTAGACATGCAAATCATTACGCAGCGTGTCTCGTAAAGGCTGGCTCTGCTAACGTGTTCTGGGCTAAGGTCATCAGTCAAAGACTAGACGCAGCAAATACTTCAGGAGGCAGCGATAGAGTTTCTCCAGAGGGGCTTGAAAGGTTCTGACTGCAAGCTTGGCGGCCCAAAAGCAGACAAATCTTCTTATAAGGATCTTAAAACAAGAGGAATTGCTATAAAAAGGCTCTTTGACCAGTTCATCACTAAATCTCATAAAGACACATCCCTTCCCTTCCATTCAGTGTGTTCCTCTCTCTAAGATGTCTCAACTCTGTGACAAAATGATTGATCAGTTTCAGCACTGGCTTCTTTaggatatttttttcccattttgctGTGCTactggaggaaaaaaggaaatcaatGAGAAAATCTTGTTCACTGTGTAGTTTCTCATTCATACAGCACATATTGAGCTGCCGAGATGAATGGAGCCACAGCATTCTCTCAATAGCAACAATGTTCTTTGTGGGTATTTACGCATCAATATTGCTGGCAAAAATGCAAATGGAGGGAAGTAAGCGGAGAAgaagactgaaaataaatgtgagctGCACACGGATGTAGAGATCATTGTTTACCAGCACATCTCTGAAGAATCACTTCACACATAATTCACAGCATTGCCTCTCAGGCATGAAACATGACTTCAAGCATCAGTTTGCTGTTTCTTGGCAAACCTCTCCAACTTCCAAGTGGTTTAGAAATAGCTGAAAGAGTGCCATTGctcaaagaaaacatgtttatcAGAGCTGGATGCAGGATTGCTTAATGGtgctctctttccctctctccaaTGTATTCTTTAGACTAGCAAAACATTTTGGCCATGCATTGTGTGCTAAGAAGACACACGTTTCCTCTCCCAGTGAGTAAACAACTTCCTCCATGTTTTCCTTACAGGAAACAAgtcctgttttctgtctatctgGACAACTTTGTCCACAGCTGGCTTCCCTCCACCTTACACCCTGGCTTTTCCACAAGCCAATACAGACACCGTTGTTGGCTTGTccgcaaaaacaaaacaggctgaAAAAGTCAGACTTGTTCCTAAAGTCACTACTCCGACAGAAATTAAAAGTAGATTTGCAAATTTGTATTCTGAATTAGACTATTGTTGGCCAGTGATAACCCAGCAAACCACATTTGTTAGTTATCAGTGGTTAGGCAAGAAAAAATCTTGAATACAGGAAGCTCTTTGAGCGCCTTGATCAGAGAAGTTAGATGAGACGAGGCTCTCGGCGTATCTGCCTCCATATCCAGCCTCACCCTTCCTGATCCATTGTTCTCCTTCTATCGTCCttgaaaataacacacatttctatAACTATTGTGCTGTTTGATTGCTCTAAAGGGGCCATTTATTTTAGACAAACAAGTATACAAAACCTGGAACTCAATCAAGTCTTGTTCTCGCAAAGAACAGTTGGAAAGTTATGCACAAAATCAATTGTGGACACAATTGGTGCATAGTCACAATGCGGATACTGAATAACTGCAACTGTGTGGCTTGTTCGAATTGCTTTTCTTGGTGACAACGAAACAGTTCTGCTGTGCAGaatctgtgtgctgtttgttcatAGTCTGCTTTCACTCTCAACTGTGAGCATATTTCTTGGGTCAGCTTGGCGAATATAAGTTACTATTTTCCATTAGCAAGGGGTTTTCTTCCTGGTATTTGTAGCTGAGGTCCTTGAAAGAGAGACCAGAGGAATCTGAAATAAGATCATGACCATAAGGTGTATGTAGGCTCAACCTGACTGTTTTTGTTAGCTAATATTTCAAGGGAAAATATTAAATTTTTATTAGTTAAAATACAAATAGATAAATACGATAAAACTAGAAGGAATTCCTTGATCtgacataaaaaacaaatgatgatgaGTTGTATCTGCAGCCCTCCCTCCTTCTTATTACTTCTACATGCTACAAAATTgctgttaatattttttttgagGAAACCATTATATTCACTGAAAAAGTATTTTGTAGTCAGCACTGGTGTTCTGTGATTGTACTGATGTGATGAAGCTGTCAGGGAGGATGATGGTACCAAGCAAAATTCAGGAATTTTCATCTAGGGCCCTGACTTGCAGTCTCACACAGCTATTAACTTTTTCTGTGCAGCCTTTAAGTTTAAAGGTCACATCAAGATCCTGTTAATCGAACTTGCCTTGATGGGCTGTTGGATCACAGCATGGCGTCACATGAAGGTTGCCACAGATCACAGGCTCGCTCTGTAGTCCAAACCAGGTGGGAATCAAAGGCTGAGTCAGGGAGGTGAGATTAGAGGCTCCTGGACATGTTAGTGACCCCTTCGCCCggcctctgtgtgtctttatacCTGGCTACACAGAACATACACAACACGAAACACGTGccagaacaaacaaatgtaacatATTTATGACTTTCTGAAAAATGCACAGTTAGGTTCTGATGTTAAAACTGTTATATACCACGTAGATCGTACTTAATAACGcacatgtgttttcatttcacataaaAGTGCTTTATTATTTGACACAAGTAACTGACAGTGACAAACACGCACCACAGCTACTAAAATATGTGATGCTTTTGCGGCAGAGTTGTTGCGTAGAAACCAATGGCAGGTTGTCTCGGTGGAAAATGATTAATGAAGCGTCACTGCGATACTTGTCGCTGCTCATGCCTACAGGTCACGGAAAAACTGACCCGCTCTAACTATGAAAGCCTCATCTGTGCACAGTACTGTCAGTTGCAGAAAGAGATGAGGTGTTGCTCTGAATCACAGCTTACCTGGTCAATTATTCATGTTCCAACATCTGATAAGACAAGCTGTTGCCTTCTCAGAAAAGCattctgtgtgattttaatCACAACTTCTCATCTGCAGTGTGCATTaggcagtgcagtgcagtgcagtgatgcAGCTGAATGTCAAGCTACATTGTGTTGTGCCCAAGAATCACAAAGCAGTCAGTATACATTTCTTAGCAAATTCTTTCCTGCcttattgtttaaaaaaaaaaaaaaaaaaaatcactggaaTTTGCATGTTGTTAAATGTCTGCAAGTAGCTTCTTATCCATTAACATGTAACTGTCAAACCCAAGAACCAAGCACAttaacatatatttatttattataaagaTAATGGTCAGTGTTGCTGGTATGGGAAATGGGGCTTTGTATGAGAACATTCAGTGAAAGTATATTTCCAGTATTAAATTGTTAACTTTGAGCAGCCACCTGTTGGAGTATCGGtgaaacacaggacacacagaagTGATGAGGGCACTGAACCTCAGGCAGTACCGTGAACTCCAGTGCGGATATACCACCTCTGAGCATCTGTGCGAGTTTTGACCGAGAGTGTAACTATAGCCTGTTTGTGTTGGCAGAACAGCAagccacttcctgttctgtgaCATAAAGCAATATCCTTTTGTGCTGTTAAAAAACACATGGGATCAATGAGTCACACTGCTACCAGTCTACCTTATTGTGATGACTCAAaattaacagagaaaaaaagtgtttaacTTTGTTACATGATAAGCTCAGTGAGGGTAAACATAGCATCAAGGTTCAGAGAGTGATTTTCcctttcaaaaaatattttagcattccagaaatgaatttaaaattgtAAATCCAGTGGCATGAACCCTACAGAATGTCTATTTGAATGATAACATCACACTAAGATAAATTCCCAACAGCTGTCATAACAACTTTTagtttttcctctgtcctcatGTGACAGGTGAGGCTAACTGGTTTCTCCACAATGTCATGAGCTTTCATTGCAGGTCATTTCCATAAAATACTCATCTGATTTCATACATTTGTAATTTTCACTTGTTGCTTTCTTACGGTCGctcactgtctgtgtttgagcGGCTGGTATAATGAAATACACCAGAATTCAcattattttcctctgtttttggCAGCAGTGTGATGCCGTTCTTTTGCAATTTAAAAAGGTCATCCAAACTACAAATGAGGCGATGAATTTCAAAAACGCTAACCTTTTCCTAAATCCGATATGGTAAATGCATTCACAGTCACACCAATAATATTTCACACAAGAGGctcaaagaaacacattttttaactGTATCCTCTTTTGTGCGTATTCATATGTTTACATACAATATAGTTAACATATTTTTGGGTAAGTGCAGAAGAACTGTATGAGAACATGTGCGATTGATGctctccaaaaaaaacaacaataagcAGGTAAGTATCCTGTTTTTCTGCCGGCAGTCTCTATCGTTGCAGGAGGAAGGTGTTTTCTTTCATGAAGTGAGGAAGGCAGTAACAATGACAAATGGTCAGAACATCTGACAATCCCCGTCTTAACCCTCTGATGAGCCAGATGGGAATGGAAACTAGCTCCACCAACAGCCgtaaatcacacacattcacagttcaACACCAGAACCAGAGCTGCTGTTGGTGTGGGACTGGTTCAATGTATtgcattcacacaaaaacacaccaaatgtGGTTTGCAGTTCACACACATGTAGACTCATGCGctttacatgtatgtatattgGTAAGGCAACACGCATCATTTAACTATATTGGTGACTTAAGGGGTTCACCTCTAAAAGATTCTCAGGACACtagtgacatctgctggtgaaAGATAAAACCTGATCAGATAATCTGCTGTGTAATGCAGTAATCAAACATAatcaaacatgcacatgcagagaAGGGATTATTTCATGTGTTGGCGAGTGTTCAGTCATTGTTGAGGATTGGTGAGAAATTAGCACTGCTTAAGAAAATCATGATAAATTGTGAAATTAATCTCAAGGTAAAAAAAGgctataaaataaaacagccaCTTAATTTAAGATGGAAGGATAAGAGCCCAGTATCTTGTACTGTGAGCAGGTATAAGACGAGAAACTCAATGCTAAGCAGGATGGCAGATATGATATTAGTACTAGTTATGTAATTGTAGTTCAagtacaacaacagcagcagcaagagtagTCATACTCAGGTACTCATACTGGACCTACTACTAAACGTTGTATATCATTTATGCTCACATTTCTCTTCTTCCATGCTGACCAGGACCTGAACATGACCCTGCGCAAACTATCACAATCAAGGTGTGTAAAATTACCTGCTTTCCCATTCCACTGCACTCCTTCCCTTTGCACTAtactttctctcacacatgcatacattgTTCTCTTACATACATATAATATTTACATAAGAGAGTGTAAAAcatgccaaataaataaaataattataattaataatataatattttttggggggggatcgttgttgtggttgctgttgttgtaaAAGAAAGTAGAGAAAGAATGAATAAAGAACAAGGAAGAAGAGTAAAGAAATGAGGTGAAACAGTAAGGAAAAAGGAAGTAAAAGGATGACTGAGAAAGaattcaaaagacaaaagaagaaggaCACAGAAGATGCAActagaataaataaagaaggaaTAAGAACAAAGAAAGGAGGTCAAAGAGTAAGGAgaaaggaaataataaaaaaaaaacccataaaaaaagaataagagaAAACAAGGACCAAAGAAGATG
This is a stretch of genomic DNA from Scatophagus argus isolate fScaArg1 chromosome 7, fScaArg1.pri, whole genome shotgun sequence. It encodes these proteins:
- the avpr1aa gene encoding arginine vasopressin receptor 1Aa codes for the protein MHTPDYALLLSGGNQSLAFTPTDDFTMGTAANSTPQPNGSDPFARNEEVAQIEIMVLSITFVVAVIGNVSVLLAMYNTKKKMSRMHLFIKHLSLADLMVAFFQVLPQLCWEITFRFYGPDFLCRIVKHLQVMGMFASTYMMVMMTLDRYIAICHPLKTLQQPTQRSHIMIVSTWMCSLVLSTPQYFIFSLSEIKNGSDVYDCWAHFIEPWGAKAYITWITVGIFLVPVVILMMCYGFICHSIWKNIKFKKRKTISGAASKNGLIGKNSVSSVTTISRAKLRTVKMTFVIVLAYIVCWAPFFTVQMWSVWDENFQWADSENTAVTLSALLASLNSCCNPWIYMIFSGHLLQDFVHCFSCCDKMNTDFKKEDSDSSLRRTTLLTKMTNRSPTGSSSNWRELDNSPKSSIQAE